Proteins encoded together in one Micromonospora auratinigra window:
- a CDS encoding cobalamin biosynthesis protein, with protein MRQATAMANAAGLVAGYALDSLLGDPRRWHPVAGFGRVAGALEQRMYRPDRVAGAAFTALAVGAPVLLGVAGAVATRHRPLARAALTAVGTWTVLGGRTLRHESRVMGRALRAGDLPAARGRLNHLCGRDPSTLDEAELARATVESVAENTSDAVVAPLVWGAVAGLPGLLGYRAANTLDAMVGHRSPRYARFGTPAARLDDLLNLVPARLTGLLTVAVAPAAHGDRRAAWQVFRRDRDDHPSPNAGQCEAAMAGALGVRLGGRNVYFGRSETRPFLGDGPRPEARHLKRAARISGAVGLAALGLAAAYPVTVGRLAGAVGRAALRAGRGSNR; from the coding sequence GTGCGGCAGGCGACCGCCATGGCGAACGCGGCGGGACTGGTGGCGGGCTACGCTCTGGACTCGCTGCTCGGTGACCCCCGCCGGTGGCATCCGGTGGCCGGGTTCGGCCGGGTCGCGGGTGCCCTGGAGCAGCGGATGTACCGGCCCGACCGGGTGGCCGGGGCGGCGTTCACGGCGCTCGCCGTCGGGGCCCCGGTGCTGCTCGGCGTCGCCGGTGCCGTCGCCACCCGGCACCGGCCACTGGCCCGGGCCGCGCTGACCGCCGTCGGCACCTGGACGGTGCTGGGCGGCCGTACCCTGCGCCACGAGTCCCGGGTGATGGGGCGGGCACTGCGCGCCGGTGACCTGCCCGCCGCCCGGGGCCGCCTCAACCACCTCTGCGGCCGGGACCCGTCCACGCTCGACGAGGCGGAACTGGCCCGGGCCACCGTCGAGTCGGTCGCCGAGAACACCTCCGACGCGGTCGTCGCGCCGCTGGTCTGGGGTGCCGTGGCCGGGCTGCCCGGCCTGCTCGGCTACCGCGCCGCCAACACGCTCGACGCGATGGTCGGCCACCGCTCACCCCGGTACGCCCGCTTCGGCACCCCGGCCGCCCGCCTCGACGACCTGCTCAACCTGGTGCCGGCCCGGCTGACCGGGCTGCTCACCGTCGCCGTCGCGCCGGCCGCGCACGGGGACCGCCGGGCGGCCTGGCAGGTCTTCCGCCGGGACCGCGACGACCACCCGAGCCCCAACGCCGGTCAGTGCGAGGCGGCGATGGCCGGCGCGCTCGGCGTGCGCCTCGGTGGGCGCAACGTCTACTTCGGCCGCTCGGAGACCCGCCCGTTCCTCGGCGACGGGCCCCGGCCCGAGGCCCGGCACCTGAAGCGGGCCGCCCGGATCTCCGGCGCGGTCGGCCTGGCCGCCCTCGGCCTCGCGGCGGCGTACCCGGTGACGGTGGGCCGCCTCGCCGGTGCGGTCGGCCGGGCCGCGCTGCGGGCGGGACGGGGGAGCAACCGGTGA
- the ssb gene encoding single-stranded DNA-binding protein codes for MFDTYVTIVGNVLTAPEWRRTTQSNTLVANFKVASTARRLDRDSGRWVDGNSLRVRVNCWRKLAEGVAASVMVGDPVVVAGRLYTRDWTDDAGNHRTLYELEAVAVGHDLSRGRGRFLRNRPGAATSTVEDAEAERRVHGEATEPVPDGQAPASLDDRPFDEEFESLEFAGARAGDHLPADGFDAGTDPFDDLDDDGDGAEADGDEDGPSADPSEEVPTPLGDVAGATPTGRGRRGGRRTPVPA; via the coding sequence ATGTTCGATACTTACGTGACGATCGTCGGGAACGTGCTCACCGCGCCCGAGTGGCGTCGGACCACCCAGAGCAACACCCTGGTGGCCAACTTCAAGGTCGCCTCCACCGCCCGCCGCCTCGACCGCGACTCCGGCCGCTGGGTCGACGGCAACAGCCTGCGGGTGCGGGTCAACTGCTGGCGCAAGCTCGCCGAGGGGGTGGCCGCCTCGGTGATGGTGGGTGACCCGGTGGTCGTCGCGGGCCGCCTCTACACCCGTGACTGGACCGACGACGCCGGCAATCACCGCACCCTCTACGAGCTGGAGGCGGTCGCCGTCGGGCACGACCTGTCCCGGGGCCGCGGCCGGTTCCTGCGCAACCGGCCCGGCGCGGCCACCAGCACCGTCGAGGACGCCGAGGCGGAGCGGCGGGTGCACGGCGAGGCCACCGAGCCGGTGCCGGACGGGCAGGCGCCCGCCTCGCTCGACGACCGCCCCTTCGACGAGGAGTTCGAGTCGCTGGAGTTCGCCGGGGCGCGGGCCGGCGACCACCTGCCGGCGGACGGGTTCGACGCCGGGACCGACCCGTTCGACGACCTGGACGACGACGGCGACGGCGCGGAGGCGGACGGCGACGAGGACGGGCCCTCCGCCGACCCGTCGGAGGAGGTGCCAACGCCGCTGGGCGACGTGGCGGGGGCGACCCCGACCGGTCGCGGCCGGCGGGGTGGCCGGCGGACCCCGGTGCCCGCCTGA
- a CDS encoding cobyric acid synthase yields the protein MSGGLLVAGTTSDAGKSVLTAGICRWLHRRGVRVAPFKAQNMSNNSAVVVGPDGRGGEIGRAQAMQAAACGLDPDLRFNPVLLKPGSDHASQVVLLGEAVDTVTAGNFRQLRPRLAATAYAALAELRAEYDAVICEGAGSPAEINLRDGDYVNMGLARHAGLPAIVVGDIDRGGVFASMFGTVALLDPADQALVAGFVINKFRGDLGLLRPGLDMLGQVTGRPTYGVLPWALDLWLDAEDSLAYGRVLGRPAAPRGTDWLDVAVVRLPRISNATDVEALATEPGVRVRLTVEPAELAAADLVVLPGSKSTVADLAWLRETGLADAVTEHAAAGRPLLGICGGFQMLSRAIHDPVESRQGSVPGLGLLPVEITFDPRKTVRRASGTAEGGVPVHGYEIHHGQVSAADPDLSPLLRYPDGTGEGARLGAVHGTHWHGAFESDGFRRRFLTEAARLAGRTGFTVAPDTEFAAARERTLDLLGDLVEEHLDTDALWRLVESGPPAGLPFVPPGAPRPAVPHQPEPAGTAG from the coding sequence GTGAGCGGGGGCCTGCTGGTCGCCGGCACCACCTCCGACGCCGGCAAGAGCGTGCTCACCGCCGGCATCTGCCGCTGGCTGCACCGGCGCGGGGTGCGGGTGGCGCCGTTCAAGGCGCAGAACATGTCCAACAACTCGGCCGTGGTGGTCGGGCCGGACGGGCGGGGCGGCGAGATCGGTCGGGCCCAGGCGATGCAGGCCGCCGCCTGCGGGCTCGATCCGGACCTGCGCTTCAACCCGGTGCTGCTCAAGCCGGGCAGCGACCACGCCAGCCAGGTGGTGCTGCTCGGCGAGGCGGTCGACACGGTCACCGCCGGCAACTTCCGCCAGTTGCGTCCCCGCCTCGCCGCGACCGCGTACGCGGCGCTGGCCGAGCTGCGCGCGGAGTACGACGCGGTGATCTGCGAGGGCGCCGGCAGCCCCGCCGAGATCAACCTGCGCGACGGGGACTACGTGAACATGGGGCTGGCGCGGCACGCCGGCCTGCCTGCCATCGTGGTCGGCGACATCGACCGGGGCGGGGTGTTCGCCTCGATGTTCGGCACGGTCGCCCTGCTCGACCCGGCCGACCAGGCGCTCGTCGCCGGCTTCGTGATCAACAAGTTCCGGGGTGACCTCGGTCTGCTCCGGCCCGGGCTGGACATGCTGGGTCAGGTCACCGGTCGCCCCACGTACGGGGTGCTGCCCTGGGCGCTGGACCTCTGGCTGGACGCCGAGGACTCGCTCGCGTACGGGCGGGTGCTGGGCCGGCCGGCCGCGCCGCGCGGGACGGACTGGCTCGACGTGGCGGTCGTCCGGCTGCCCCGGATCAGCAACGCCACCGACGTCGAGGCGCTGGCCACCGAGCCGGGCGTGCGGGTGCGGCTCACCGTCGAGCCCGCCGAACTGGCCGCCGCCGACCTCGTCGTGCTCCCCGGTTCCAAGTCGACCGTTGCCGACCTGGCGTGGCTGCGCGAGACCGGCCTGGCCGACGCCGTGACGGAGCACGCCGCCGCCGGCCGGCCGCTGCTCGGTATCTGCGGCGGGTTCCAGATGCTCTCCCGGGCGATCCACGATCCGGTGGAGAGCCGGCAGGGCAGCGTCCCCGGGCTGGGCCTGCTGCCCGTCGAGATCACCTTCGACCCGCGCAAGACGGTCCGCCGCGCCAGCGGCACCGCCGAGGGCGGTGTCCCGGTCCACGGCTACGAGATCCACCACGGTCAGGTCTCCGCCGCCGACCCGGACCTGTCGCCGCTGCTGCGCTATCCGGACGGCACCGGGGAGGGGGCCCGGCTGGGCGCGGTGCACGGTACGCACTGGCACGGCGCGTTCGAGTCCGACGGGTTCCGCCGCCGGTTCCTCACCGAGGCCGCCCGGCTGGCCGGCCGGACCGGCTTCACGGTCGCCCCGGACACCGAGTTCGCCGCCGCTCGCGAGCGGACCCTGGATCTCCTCGGTGACCTGGTCGAGGAGCACCTCGACACCGACGCCCTGTGGCGACTGGTCGAGTCCGGCCCACCGGCCGGCCTGCCCTTCGTCCCGCCCGGCGC